The DNA window ACCATTTTCCTCAAGCTCTTCGCTTTGGATGAGCTCCAGATTCACTCTGCAGTCGTTGGAGGTGCCGGCGTGGATAAACGATTCGATGATGGATTTGTAGGCGTCTTTCAGCTCCACGTATTTTCCTACCAACCCGATGCTTATCTTACGCGAAGGATTCTTGTATTTGCGTAAAAATTCTTTCCACTGCTCCAGTTTGGGTTCACTTTCGATGGGCATATTAAGCTTGCGCAATACCTCCACATCCAGCTTTTCTTCGAGCATGAGCAGCGGTACGTCGTAAATGGTCTCCGCATCAATGGATTCGATTACCGACGATTCTTCCACATTACAAAACAGAGCGATTTTGCTTTTCAATGTCTGATTGAGCGGACGTTCGGTGCGGCAGACGATGATGTCGGGCTGAACGCCTTGCTCCAGCATGGTCTTCACGCTGTGTTGTGTTGGTTTGGTTTTTAGTTCCTGGGCTGCGGCCAGATAGGGCACCAGCGTGAGGTGGATTACCACTGAGTTGTGCAGCAATTCCCACCGCATCTGTCGCACCGCCTCGATGTAAGGCAGCGACTCGATATCGCCCACCGTGCCGCCAATTTCAGTAATCAAAAAATCGTAATCGCCTTTGTTGGCCAGCAGCTTGATGCGGTATTTTATTTCATCCGTGATGTGCGGAATCACCTGAACCGTGGATCCGAGATAGTCGCCACGCCGTTCTTTGTTGATCACCGCCTGATAAATTTTGCCGGTGGTAACATTGTTTTCCTGCGAGGTTGGCGTATTCGAGAAACGTTCGTAATGTCCCAGGTCCAGGTCGGTTTCGGCGCCATCTTCTGTTACAAAACATTCGCCGTGTTCGTAAGGGTTCAAAGTGCCCGGGTCGATATTGATGTAAGGATCGAGTTTTTGAATGGCCACCGTGTAACCTCGTGCCTGCAAGAGCTTGGCCAGCGATGCCGATATAATACCCTTGCCCAGGCTCGACGTTACGCCGCCGGTAACAAAAATATATTTTGTTTTGCCCATTTTATTTTGAGATTATAAAAAAAAATAAAGGGGCAAGTGTTGATGATGCCCCTTTTGTGATGTTGCGTTTTATTGCTATTAATAATATCTGTATTTCTTAACTTTTCCGATATGTTTGGCAAGACGCACACATTGTGCTGTATAGCCAAACTCGTTGTCGTACCAAAGATAGATGATTACAGTTTTTTTGTCGGCCGACACTTTGGTCGAAGGCTGATCGAAGATGCAGGCATGTGGGTCGCCGATGCCATCTGACGAAACATACTCTGTGGAGTTGCTGTAGCGGATTTGCTCGATGAGCTTGCCGCGCAGCGAAGCCTCCAGGAAGAGGTTGTTGACTTCTTCGACTGAAGTTTCTTTTTTCACTTCCAGGGTGAGTATGGCCAGCGAAACATTCGGTGTGGGCACACGCACTGCGTTGGAGGTGAGTATTCCGGCGAAGGCCGGATTAACTTTGGCTGCTGCCGATCCTGCACCGGTTTCGGTGAGCACCATATTTAAAGGAGCCGAACGGCCGCGGCGCGATTTCTTGTGGTAG is part of the Bacteroidales bacterium genome and encodes:
- a CDS encoding CTP synthase encodes the protein MGKTKYIFVTGGVTSSLGKGIISASLAKLLQARGYTVAIQKLDPYINIDPGTLNPYEHGECFVTEDGAETDLDLGHYERFSNTPTSQENNVTTGKIYQAVINKERRGDYLGSTVQVIPHITDEIKYRIKLLANKGDYDFLITEIGGTVGDIESLPYIEAVRQMRWELLHNSVVIHLTLVPYLAAAQELKTKPTQHSVKTMLEQGVQPDIIVCRTERPLNQTLKSKIALFCNVEESSVIESIDAETIYDVPLLMLEEKLDVEVLRKLNMPIESEPKLEQWKEFLRKYKNPSRKISIGLVGKYVELKDAYKSIIESFIHAGTSNDCRVNLELIQSEELEENGIGERFAGLDGILVAPGFGVRGIEGKILAIQYARTQGIPFLGICLGMQCAVIEFARNVLGLEKANSTEFNNKTPHPVIDMMEEQKKISGMGGTMRLGSYECTISPGTLAFKIYGKDEITERHRHRYEFNNKYMYQYQQAGLIQSGINTRGHLVEIVELTSHPWFVGVQFHPEYKSTVANPHPLFVSFVKAAIDHSDSSK